The following proteins come from a genomic window of Lolium rigidum isolate FL_2022 chromosome 5, APGP_CSIRO_Lrig_0.1, whole genome shotgun sequence:
- the LOC124657639 gene encoding uncharacterized protein LOC124657639, with translation MSLAAPPAPPLPPPRLRAFRPSAAGQSRALSGRGRSLGSLGRAYCLFSGGGGWKQESALGLSMEGFELCGMETETRQQRARRGGPCPAARGGGGRSGGGGGGGGGGWFRWFSSGGFWDAAKQTVLTILGIIAAFFLIANFNVLVAAAVNPLLLVLRQIRRAITFAAYCVSRGMAAPGSRPKSTPIASSELAAMPVKGRAELSAKERVIRKWGSD, from the exons ATGTCGCTCGCagctccgccggcgccgccgctgccgcctcctcGGCTCCGCGCCTTCAggccctccgccgccggccagtCCCGCGCTCTCTCTGGACGCGGGAGGAGTCTAGGCTCCCTCGGCCGCGCATACTgcctcttctccggcggcggAGGCTGGAAGCAG GAGAGTGCCTTGGGACTCAGCATGGAAGGTTTTGAGCTATGTGGAATGGAAACCGAAACAAGGCAGCAAAGAGCTCGGCGTGGTGGTCCTTGTCCTGCAGCCCGTGGGGGCGGAGGAaggtctggaggaggaggaggcggcggtggcggcggttggTTCAGGTGGTTTAGCAGCGGAGGTTTCTGGGATGCGGCGAAGCAAACTGTTCTCACGATCCTCGGCATTATTGCGGCG TTCTTCCTGATTGCGAACTTCAACGTGCTGGTGGCAGCTGCTGTCAATCCTCTGCTGCTTGTGCTGCGGCAGATACGGCGTGCAATCACCTTTGCGGCTTATTGCGTTTCTCGGGGCATGGCGGCGCCCGGTTCTAGGCCAAAATCAACTCCTATAGCCAGCAGCGAATTGGCTGCAATGCCTGTCAAAGGAAGAGCCGAGTTGTCTGCGAAAGAAAGAGTTATTAGGAAATGGGGTTCAGACTGA